The following DNA comes from Candidatus Neomarinimicrobiota bacterium.
CCGCAGGCATCTCCGAAAAATGGAAGGCGCCCTGCGCCGAATCGGATATTCCAAGTCATAACATTTATTTCAAAAGGATCCGTTGTATAATCTACGTTTTGAATATTGGCAGCTTCATAATAAAGCGCATCTTCCGAATCACCAAAGGTTGTCACCAATGGTTCGCAGGAAAATAATATTGCCACCGCTAAGAGGTTGAAATACCTTAAACGATCTTTAATAAATATCATGAAATAAATTACATCTTTATTAACGCGTCGGCAAAGGCTACTACACTTAGCGTTCTACACCTGTTATCGGCACCACAACGGTTGATCTCTCTTGAATCCAACCAGATTGCAAAAGCTTTTTCAGCCCAAGCCATACAACGCCTGCTTCTAGTGAGGCATTGATTCCTGTTCTTGCATTAATTTCTGATGTCGCATCTTCAATATCTGCCTCGTCAACTGAAACGGCAGTCCCTCCGCTTTCGTTCAATATATTCAGCATCCATGCGCCACCGATTGGTCCCGGAACATTTAATCCCAGAGCCTGCGTAGAATCTGAATCCCAAAATTTTGTATCCATTTTTTCGTTTTCAAATGCAGTAACTACCGGCGCGCATGCTGAGGATTGAATTGATGCCATTCTTGGTAAATTGCCTTCTACCCAACCCAGCCATTTCATTTCATTGAATGCTTTCCACATACCAATTAGCCCCGTGCCGCCTCCGGTCGGGTAAATCACCACACCCGGGTATTTCCACCCAAGTTGTTCAACAATTTCGTACCCCATGGTTTTTTTGCCTTCCACTCGGAACGGTTCTTTAAGGGTTGAAATGTCAAACCAATGTTTCTGTTTATTAATTAACATTTCTTTTCCCGCTTCCGCAATGGTTCCCCCTTTTAAATAAACGGATGCGTGATACTTTTCTGTCTCTTTAACAAAACTGCTCGGGATGGATTCCGGAAGGAATACATGACATTCAATGCCGGCCTTTTCACAATACGCTGCTGCAGCTATTCCTGCATTACCAGCTGATGGCAGGCAAATAGCTTTTACGCCTTGTTCTTTTGCCATCGATATCGCCAAAGCCATGCCGCGGTCTTTGAAGGATCCAGTAGGGTTTTTAGTTTCGTCCTTTATATATAAGGACACATTCCATTCATTTTCGATTGAAACTAATGAAGTAAATCCCTCTCCAAGAGTCATGGTATTTTTTTCTTTGATTTCGGGCAAAACAGCTCCGTACCTCCATAGAGAAAAGTCGGTTTCTTCAATGACATTCTGCTGATTCATCGGTGGCCAGTCAAAAATTACCTTTAATGGTTTTCCACATGTACAAAGGTTTATCGGATGATCAGATAGCTGAACCTGAGATTTACAATTAGTGCAAATATAATCCATTGATGAACTATTGACTCATGATCAATTTTAAAGTTTGGTCGTCAAGCGGAAGAAATCCTGACTTCGCTACAGCAGGTGTCATTGTTTTCAGATTAGGATTCCGCTCAAAGACGTCCTTAAATAATGGAAGTGCTTTTTCCATTTCACCTGTGCTGGCCAATGTTACCGCTGTCCAATAAGGCAACTCCGGATTTTCCGGATAAGCAGCTGCTGCTGCGTTGTATTCTTTAAGCGCAGCTTCCATGTTTTTTTCTGATAGAAAAAGATCTCCCTTATTGGCATGCTCATAGGCGCGATGAATTTGAATTAACCGGCGGAGTTGAATGAGTGGCTCTGGGTGATCTTCTATCCGCAATTCAAGTGAAATATCTTTCCACAAAACCCCGGTTGGTTCACCGGTTACAATTAACATGGCTGCTGATTGTCTGCCGCGCAAATCCCCACCTTCTCGCTCGGCGGCTTCTAGAGATTGCATCATTCTCTCAGCCAAATCCCCTTCCGCTGACTCAAATGCTTCTGCCATTGCAGACCAAACGGTTGGTTTAGCCATGATATTCGCTTGAACTGTGTAATTTTTCCCTTTTTGAAACCCGGCAAAATCCATACAGTTTGACCCGGTATGCGAAGCAACGTTGCCTTGAAAATCTACCATACCAACTTGCCGGTACTTTGCACCCTCATCCTGAGCCAACAAAATGTCCAAGGACTCCTGAGCTGTTTTCCCTTCTTCCATAAGCAGAAGGCCTTCCGGTCCATACTCAATTTTCGCAAGAGATTGAGTGGCAACAGCTCCAACACCTGCCTTCGCCCAAGGGACCACAGACCC
Coding sequences within:
- a CDS encoding DUF1028 domain-containing protein, whose translation is MKNNLTWFLLIVLTVVSYGQGSLHRPISTYSIVALDPETKELGVAVQSHWFSVGSVVPWAKAGVGAVATQSLAKIEYGPEGLLLMEEGKTAQESLDILLAQDEGAKYRQVGMVDFQGNVASHTGSNCMDFAGFQKGKNYTVQANIMAKPTVWSAMAEAFESAEGDLAERMMQSLEAAEREGGDLRGRQSAAMLIVTGEPTGVLWKDISLELRIEDHPEPLIQLRRLIQIHRAYEHANKGDLFLSEKNMEAALKEYNAAAAAYPENPELPYWTAVTLASTGEMEKALPLFKDVFERNPNLKTMTPAVAKSGFLPLDDQTLKLIMSQ
- a CDS encoding threonine synthase, whose translation is MDYICTNCKSQVQLSDHPINLCTCGKPLKVIFDWPPMNQQNVIEETDFSLWRYGAVLPEIKEKNTMTLGEGFTSLVSIENEWNVSLYIKDETKNPTGSFKDRGMALAISMAKEQGVKAICLPSAGNAGIAAAAYCEKAGIECHVFLPESIPSSFVKETEKYHASVYLKGGTIAEAGKEMLINKQKHWFDISTLKEPFRVEGKKTMGYEIVEQLGWKYPGVVIYPTGGGTGLIGMWKAFNEMKWLGWVEGNLPRMASIQSSACAPVVTAFENEKMDTKFWDSDSTQALGLNVPGPIGGAWMLNILNESGGTAVSVDEADIEDATSEINARTGINASLEAGVVWLGLKKLLQSGWIQERSTVVVPITGVER